A segment of the Amycolatopsis thermophila genome:
GGCCGCGGCCGGGGACCCGAGGAGGCGGCGCAGGCGGGCCTGGGCCAGCCGGGCGCGGAACGGGTCGGCCGGCGGGTCGAGCGTGGAGCTGTGGAAGATGTCCGACAGCCACTGCGAGAACTCCTGGTACTGCCACACCCGGGCCAGGCAGGTGCCGGAGTAGCGCTCCAGCCGGTCACCGTCGCCGCCGTAGTGCGCCTCGATCGCCTCGGCCAGGTGGAACGCGTCGTGCAGGGCGAGGTTGAGCCCTTTCGCGGCGATCGGGGCGACCAGATGCGCCGACTCCCCGGCCAGGAACAGGCGGCCGCGCGACATCGGCTCCGCGACGTAGTTGTGCATGCCGAGCACGCGTTTCTCGATCAGCTCGCCCTCGATGAGCGGACCGCCGGGCACGCCCAGCCGCTGGTGCAGCTCGGACCAGACGCGCTCGTGCGGCCAGTTGTCCTCCGCGTCGCCGGGCGGGCATTGCAGGTAGAAGCGGGTGACGGTCGCGGTGCGGGCCATGTGCGCGGCGAACCCGCGCGGGTGGATGCCGAACAGGACGCCGTCGGCGCTGGGCGGGGCCTGCGCCAGCAGCGCGAGCCAGCCGATGCCGTAGTCGTGGGTCAGCAGGTCGCCGGCGACGTGGTGCCGGGTGACGCCCTGGGCGCCGTCGCAGCCGGCGATGAAGTCGCAGTCGATGCGGCGGGCGGTTCCGTCGGCGGCGGTGAACGTGACGGCGGGCGTGGGCGAGTCGATGTCGTGCAGCGCGACGTCGCGCACCCCGAACTCGATGTCGCCGCCCTTGCCTGCGTAGTGCGCGACCAGGTCGGTGACCAGTTCCTGCTGCGGGTAGACGAAGTGCCGCTGCCCGGCCCACTCGTGGTAAGAGAACGGGTGGCGGCCGTTCTCGAAGCGGAATTCGAACCGCCCCTGGCTCGGCGCCGTGCTGAGCAGCCGGTCCGCCAGGCCGCGTTCGTCGAGGGCGCGGACGGCCCACTCCTCGATGAACCCGGCGCGCGGGCGCGCTTCGATGAACGCGCGGGTCTGCTCCTCGAGCACGGCACAAGCGATTCCCCGGTCCCGCAGGACGTTCGCCACGGCCAGCCCGGCCGGCCCGGCCCCCACGACGACGACTCCGGTGCGCGCGACCACGATTCCTCCCCAGGTGGTGCGATTGGGGAAGTTTGCCCGAGTTACACCGTCGGAGGCAATGGGTCCCGAGGATGCCCGGCTCAGGGGGAGCCGGCCGGGTCGGTGGGGCGTGTCCGGGCACGGCGGCGCGGCGCGACACGGACTGGGCCCGTGCCGCCGATCCCGCGCCGGGTCGCGTCAGCGGGCCGGGCGGCGGCGGGCCTGCTCGACGGGCCGCCCGGGCCGGTGCGTGGGGGTGCCCTGGTACGGGATGGCGTAGGTGGCCAGGTGCTGGCGCACCTTCTCGCCGTCGGTGGTGCCCACCGGGGCACCACCGGCCGCCCGGCCGGCCAGGACGTCGTCGACGAACTTCGCCACCTCCGGCGGCCGCGGCAGCAGCTCGCCGCCCAGGTGGCACACCACCGTCAGCTCGTGACCCACGCCCGGCTCGACGGCCACCGCCCAGCCGTCGTGCTCGTTCCACACCAGGGCGGTGTCCTGGCCGGGATGGCTGGGGAGCCGGTCGTCGAGCGCGAGGTAGGCGTAGGCCGGCGGCGGGTCCAGGTGGGCGTAGTAGGCCTCGCCGCTGCAGCCCAGCTCCTCGGCGACGGCACCGACGTAACGGCGCAGCCCGGAGGCCGCCGCGTGTTCGTATTCCAGATGCATCTCACGCCCCGTCGAGTGAGTAGTCTGCCGTGCGCCGGGACTACCACCTGACCGGGTGACAAAACCTGTCACCCGCACCCGCCGAGCTCCACGCGACGTGGATGTCCACCCGGACCATCACGGCGCGGGGTCGTAGTCCAGGTTGGGGCGCAGCCACTTCTCGATCTCCGCCTGGGCGACGCCGCGCCTGCGGGCGTAGTCGCTCACCTGGTCGCGGCCCAGGCGGCCCACGGTGAAGTACCGCGATGCCGGGTGGGCGAAGATCAGGCCGCTGACGCTCGCCGCCGGGGTCATCGCGAACGATTCCGTCAGGCCCAGCCCCAGCGACTCCGCCTGGAGCAGCTCGAACAGCTCGCGCTTCTGGCTGTGGTCCGGGCTCGCCGGGTAGCCGAGCGCGGGCCGGATGCCCCGGAAGCGCTCCGCGTGCAGGTCCTCCAGCGCGGGCTGCGCGCCGGGCTCGAACCACTCCCGCCGGGCCTCGAGGTGGATGTACTCGGCGAACGCCTCGGCCAGCCGGTCGGCCAGCGCCTTCACCATGATCGCCCGGTAGTCGTCGTGCCGGGACTCGTAGTGGCGCGCCAGCTCCTCGGCCCCGTGCACCGTCACCGCGAACCCGCCCAGGTGGTCACCGGCCGGCGCCACGTAGTCCGCCAGGCACCGGTTGGCGCGACCGTCCGGTTTGGACGTCTGCTGGCGCAGCATCGGGAACCGCACACCGTTGTCGAGCACGATGTCGTCGCCCTCGCGGTGCGCCGGCCAGAACCCGTACGCGCCGCGCGCCCGCAGCGAACCGTCCGCGACGATCTCGTCCAGCAAGGTGTTCGCGTCGTCGAAGAGCTCGCGCGCGACCGGCTGCTCCAGGATCGCCGGGTACTTGCCCTTCAGCTCCCACGCCAGGAACAGGAACTGCCAGTCGATCATCGCCCGCAGCGCCGGCAGCCCCGGCTCCACCGTGCGCACCCCGGTGAACGACGGCACCGGCAGGTCGTCGAACGACACCCGCTCCGGGTTGGCCCGCGCCCGCTCCAGGGTGAGCATCGGGCGGCGCTGCTTGCTCGCGTGCTGCTCCCGCAGCCGCTCCTGCTCGGCGCGGTTGGCCGAGTCCAGCGCGGCGGCCCGGTCGGGGTCCAGCAGGTCCGACACGACGCCGACGACCCGCGACGCGTCCAGCACGTGGACCGTCGTCTGGTCGTAGGCCGGGGCGATCCGCACCGCGGTGTGCTGGCGGGACGTGGTCGCCCCGCCGATCAGCAGCGGGATCTTCAGGCCGCGCCGCTGCATCTCGGTGGCGACCGTGACCATCTCGTCCAGCGACGGGGTGATCAGCCCGGACAGCCCGATCGCGTCGGCGTTCTCGGCGACCGCGGTGTCCAGGATCTTCGCCGCCGGCACCATCACACCGAGGTCGATCACCTCGTAGTTGTTGCAGCCCAGCACGACGCCGACGATGTTCTTGCCGATGTCGTGCACGTCGCCCTTCACGGTCGCCAGCACGATCTTGCCGTTGCCGCGCTCGTCCTCCACCCGGCCGGCCTGCCGCGCCTCCTCCTTCTCCGCCTCCATGAACGGCTCCAGGTAGGCCACCGAGCGCTTCATCACGCGCGCGCTCTTGACCACCTGCGGCAGGAACATCTTGCCCGAGCCGAACAGGTCGCCGACGGTCTTCATGCCGTCCATCAGCGGGCCCTCGATGACCTCGAGCGGTCGCGGGAAGCTCTGCCGGGCTTCCTCGGTGTCGTCTTCGATGTGGTCGACGATGCCGTGCACCAGAGCGTGCCGCAGCCGTTCGGCGACCGGCGCCTCGCGCCAGGAAAGGTCCACCACGCGCTTGCGGCCCTGACCGCGGACGGTCTCGGCGAACTCGACCAGCCGGTCGGTGGCGTCCGCGCGGCGGTCGAACAGCACGTCCTCGACCAGTTCGAGCAATTCGGCCGGGATGTCCTCGTAGACGGCCAGCTGGCCGGCGTTGACGATGCCCATGTCCAGCCCCGCCCGCACGGCGTGGAACAGGAACGCCGAGTGCATCGCCTCACGCACCACGTCGTTGCCGCGGAAGGAGAACGACAGGTTCGAGATGCCGCCGCTGGTGCGCGCGCCCGGGCACCGCTGCTTGATCAGCGGCAGCGCCTCGATGAACGCCTTGGCGTAGCCGTTGTGCTCGGCGATGCCGGTGGCGACGGCGAGCACGTTGGGGTCGAAGACGATGTCCTCGGGCGGGAACCCGGCCTCACGCGTGAGCAGGTCGTAGGCGCGGCCGCAGATCTCGACCTTGCGCTCGCACGTGTCGGCCTGGCCCTTCTCGTCGAAGGCCATCACGACGACACCGGCGCCGTAGTCGCGGATGCGGCGGGCCTGGCGCAGGAACTGCTCCTCGCCCTCCTTGAGGCTGATCGAGTTGACCACGCCCTTGCCCTGCACGCACTTGAGCCCGGCCTCCAGCACACTCCACCGCGAGCTGTCGATCATGATCGGGATGCGCGCGACCTCGGGCTCGGTGGCGATCAGGTTCAGGAACGTCGTCATGGCGCGCTCGGAGTCGAGCAGGTCGGCGTCCATGTTGACGTCGAGCAGGTTGGCGCCGCCGCGGACCTGGTCCAGCGCGACGTCGACGGCCGCCTGGTAGTCGCCGGCCTCGACCAGGCGCCGGAACTTCGCCGAGCCGGTGACGTTGGTGCGCTCGCCGATCATCACGAACCCGGTGTCCGGCCCGAGGTCGAACGGCTCGAGCCCGCTGAACCGGGTGTGCGTGCGCGGCGGCGGGACCGGGCGCGGGGCGGCGCCGGACACCGCTTCGGCGATCGCGGCGATGTGGCCGGGCCCGGTGCCGCAGCAGCCGCCGACGATGTTGACCATGCCGGCGCCGGCGAACTCGGCGAGCATGTGCGCGGTTTCCGACGGCGTCTGGTCGTAGCCGCCGAACGCGTTGGGCAGGCCGGCGTTGGGGTGGCAGGCGACGTAGGTGCCGGCGAGCTTGGCCAGCTGCTCGACG
Coding sequences within it:
- a CDS encoding 4-hydroxybenzoate 3-monooxygenase — encoded protein: MVARTGVVVVGAGPAGLAVANVLRDRGIACAVLEEQTRAFIEARPRAGFIEEWAVRALDERGLADRLLSTAPSQGRFEFRFENGRHPFSYHEWAGQRHFVYPQQELVTDLVAHYAGKGGDIEFGVRDVALHDIDSPTPAVTFTAADGTARRIDCDFIAGCDGAQGVTRHHVAGDLLTHDYGIGWLALLAQAPPSADGVLFGIHPRGFAAHMARTATVTRFYLQCPPGDAEDNWPHERVWSELHQRLGVPGGPLIEGELIEKRVLGMHNYVAEPMSRGRLFLAGESAHLVAPIAAKGLNLALHDAFHLAEAIEAHYGGDGDRLERYSGTCLARVWQYQEFSQWLSDIFHSSTLDPPADPFRARLAQARLRRLLGSPAAAASFAEIYIGKAADF
- a CDS encoding DUF6292 family protein produces the protein MHLEYEHAAASGLRRYVGAVAEELGCSGEAYYAHLDPPPAYAYLALDDRLPSHPGQDTALVWNEHDGWAVAVEPGVGHELTVVCHLGGELLPRPPEVAKFVDDVLAGRAAGGAPVGTTDGEKVRQHLATYAIPYQGTPTHRPGRPVEQARRRPAR
- the metH gene encoding methionine synthase; the protein is MDTTAALREILNSRVAVLDGAWGTMLQGAGLTPADYRGDLIPADHREDVTGDPDLLNLTRPDLILDVHRQYLTAGADITTTNTFTATSIGQSDYGLGHLVREMNVRGAQLARQAADEAGGKFVAGSIGPLNVTLSLSPRVDEPAYRAVTFDEVRDAYAEQIAALAEGRVDLLLIETIFDTLNAKAAIAAAREVAPHLPLWISVTIVDLSGRTLSGQTVEAFWSAVEHAHPLVVGVNCSLGAAEMRPHVEQLAKLAGTYVACHPNAGLPNAFGGYDQTPSETAHMLAEFAGAGMVNIVGGCCGTGPGHIAAIAEAVSGAAPRPVPPPRTHTRFSGLEPFDLGPDTGFVMIGERTNVTGSAKFRRLVEAGDYQAAVDVALDQVRGGANLLDVNMDADLLDSERAMTTFLNLIATEPEVARIPIMIDSSRWSVLEAGLKCVQGKGVVNSISLKEGEEQFLRQARRIRDYGAGVVVMAFDEKGQADTCERKVEICGRAYDLLTREAGFPPEDIVFDPNVLAVATGIAEHNGYAKAFIEALPLIKQRCPGARTSGGISNLSFSFRGNDVVREAMHSAFLFHAVRAGLDMGIVNAGQLAVYEDIPAELLELVEDVLFDRRADATDRLVEFAETVRGQGRKRVVDLSWREAPVAERLRHALVHGIVDHIEDDTEEARQSFPRPLEVIEGPLMDGMKTVGDLFGSGKMFLPQVVKSARVMKRSVAYLEPFMEAEKEEARQAGRVEDERGNGKIVLATVKGDVHDIGKNIVGVVLGCNNYEVIDLGVMVPAAKILDTAVAENADAIGLSGLITPSLDEMVTVATEMQRRGLKIPLLIGGATTSRQHTAVRIAPAYDQTTVHVLDASRVVGVVSDLLDPDRAAALDSANRAEQERLREQHASKQRRPMLTLERARANPERVSFDDLPVPSFTGVRTVEPGLPALRAMIDWQFLFLAWELKGKYPAILEQPVARELFDDANTLLDEIVADGSLRARGAYGFWPAHREGDDIVLDNGVRFPMLRQQTSKPDGRANRCLADYVAPAGDHLGGFAVTVHGAEELARHYESRHDDYRAIMVKALADRLAEAFAEYIHLEARREWFEPGAQPALEDLHAERFRGIRPALGYPASPDHSQKRELFELLQAESLGLGLTESFAMTPAASVSGLIFAHPASRYFTVGRLGRDQVSDYARRRGVAQAEIEKWLRPNLDYDPAP